AGTGACGGTTTCTGGTGGTGTGTTCTGGGGTACCGCGAATGGTCGATTGGCGGCAGCCATCATTGATCGTGGTCAGCTGATTTGGCAGCAGCCTGTGGGTACGCCAAAAGGTGCGACCGAGATTGACCGCTTGGTGGATGTTGATTCGTCACCAATTATCTTGGGTGGCACGCTGTACACTGTGGGCTTCAATGGTCAGTTAATTTCGATTGATTTGCGTTCGGGTAATCCAATTTGGAAGCGTAACTACTCTTCTGCCACAGACATGGCAACAGACAACCGCAGCCTGTTTTTGATCTCAGAAACGGATCACGTTATTGCCGTTGATGCGCGTAGTGGTACAGAGCTTTGGGAGAACAGCCAGCTTGAGAACCGTCAGTTGACAGCTCCTGTGATTGTCGATGGTTACATTGTGGTGGGTGACAGTCTTGGTTATCTGCATTGGCTAGATCGTCAAACTGGCGAGTTTGTAGCACAGCAAATGACGAATGACAGCGGCATGGCGGTGGGCCCAACATTGGTACCTGGCGGCTACGTGATCATCAATCGCGACGGTGAAATAAAGAAACTCACCATTAACTAGAAAGCGTGATATAATTCACAAACGGCTCCTGGCTGATTTTCAGTTAGGAGCCGTTTTATTGCTGCGAAGCAAAAGGATCTTTTCGAGCTCGGACAGATAGAATGCGTTGTGGTTATAGGAAAACGAAATCATTTTTACCTATAACTACAATAAGAAATTAAGTGTAGAGGTTAATATGTTACCTGTTGTTGCCCTAGTTGGACGCCCAAATGTGGGTAAGTCGACACTGTTTAATAGACTGACGCGTACGCGTGATGCTTTGGTAGCGGACTTTCCGGGACTAACGCGCGACCGTAAATATGGTCAAGCTCAACTGGGTGAGAATGAGTTCATTGTTATCGATACTGGTGGTATTGACGGCACTGAAGAAGGTGTAGAAACCAAAATGGCGGAACAATCGTTAGCTGCGATTGAAGAAGCTGACGTAGTACTATTCCTTGTGGATGGTCGTGCGGGTTTGACCGTTGCGGATGAAGCGATTGCTAACCACCTACGTAAAATTGAAAAGCCAGCTTTTCTTGTTGTTAACAAGGTAGATGGTATTGATGCTGATGCTGCAAGCGCTGAGTTTTGGCAGCTAGGTGTTGAAAACATGTATCACATTGCTGCGGCTCATGGCCGTGGTGTTACCGCTCTGCTTGACCGCGCCTTGGATCCTTTCTTTGAGCACCTATCAGAAGCTGAAGGTGAAATCGAAGATCTGACCATGTTCGAAGATGAAGAAGAGAAACTCGACTATACCGAAGAAGAAGCGGAAGCTGAGTATAAGCGTCTTCAAGATCAGCCAATCAAACTGGCTATCATTGGTCGTCCAAACGTCGGCAAATCAACTCTGACTAACCGTATTCTTGGTGAAGAGCGTGTCGTGGTTTATGACATGCCAGGTACGACGCGTGATTCCATCTATATCCCGATGGAGCGCGATGGTCGTGAATATGTTCTGATTGATACCGCAGGCGTACGTCGTCGTAAACGTATCAATGAAACGGTTGAGAAGTTCTCGGTGGTTCAAACGCTAAAAGCGATTGAAGATGCCAACGTGGTGTTGGTGGTTATCGATGCTCGCGAGAATATCTCAGATCAAGATCTTAGCTTGCTTGGTTTTGCCCTTAACGCAGGTCGCTCAATTGTTCTAGCAGTGAACAAGTGGGATGGTTTGGATACAGACGTGAAAGAGCAGGTGAAAAAAGAGCTAGACCGTCGTCTAGGCTTTGTGGACTTTGCACGTATTCACTTTATCTCTGCGCTTCATGGTACAGGTGTTGGTCACTTATTCGAGTCTGTTCAAGAAGCGTACAAGTCGGCTACGACACGAGTAGGTACATCAGTGCTGACTCGTATCATGAAGATGGCAACAGAAGATCACCAACCGCCTATGGTTCGTGGTCGCCGCGTGAAGCTCAAATATGCGCACGCTGGTGGTTATAACCCACCAATCGTTGTTGTTCACGGTAACCTAGTGAACGAGCTGCCAGATTCGTACAAGCGCTACCTAATGAACTACTACCGTCGTTCACTGGAAATCATGGGTACGCCAATTCGAATTAACTTCCAGAGCAGTGACAACCCGTTCGAAGGTAAAACGAGCAAGATGACACTTTCTCAGGAGCGCAAGCGTAAGCGCCTGATGACTATGATGAAAGGTCGTCCTAAAAAATAAAGCATTAGCGTAATAACGCCCTCTGAATTAAGAGGGCGTTTTTTTGTGTTCAATAAAAGTCATGTTGTAAGGAAAGGTTGATGATCACAGCCACTAAGGTGCACTTTTGCCATCAAGTTTGGACGCTGGAAAGTCAGATCCAATTTCTCTCTCAAACCGAACAATATTGTGACGTCGTCGTCGCAGAGACGCCTTTTCATCCTGTTAGCCATATCTGGCCGGATCATCCAGCAGATAAAGGCATATTGTCGGCAATTGGTGTTGATTATGAGGTTATCGATTGTCTAGTTGGTGCAGTTGAAGTGGCCACTGGCGTTCTTTACGTTGCAGAGTCGATTCCGGTTAAGCGTGATACTGAAGGTTGGGTATTTGTCGTCGTTCATCGTATTGCAAAGGATGCCAAGCTGACCGCGAAGCAAAGCGTGACTCTACAAGTAGACAAGCAATATCAACAAAGCCTGAGCCGAGGACACAGCGCCGGTCATATTGCCTCACTCGCCCTGAACAAAGTATTGGCGTTAGCCTATTGGCGAAAAGATGCCGATCGAAAGGACGGCTTAGGACACTATGATTTTAATAGTTATGCTCAAGAGCAGAGCTTTGTATCGCCAAATCGCTGTTTTGACAACTATCGACTGGGTAAAACGCTGCGAAAGCGTGGCTTGAATACCGCACAAGTGTTGGAAGAGATCGCGGATATTGAAACTAAGGTTAATCAGCAGCTGCAAGATTGGCTAAGCGTACCAAGTGATGTAAAGATGAGGCTTGAGGGGCCATATTTGACCAGTTCTCGTTACTGGCATTGTCATTTGGGCGGTGTAGACGTTGTCATGCCTTGCGGTGGAACCCACATTTCGTCGACAAAAGCGTTTTCAAGAGTCAACGTCGTGCTTCGTGCTATCGATGGGAGTTATATCGAAATGCACACCGATGTAATTCAATAATGGCAAATGCGATCTTTTTATGAAATTCTTGTTTGGTCGGTTTTTTGTTTTTATTGTGGAATTTTATGCCGCCCAAAATCGAAATGCAGGATATGTAACTTATGCTTTCGGTGTGTGGTTATATAAATGTTCTTTTTTAAGCAGATCGCTGATCAAGCTGGCTTTTGAAGATGATCATATAAAGATCGTTTTCACGGGATCACCTTGTTCGGTGTATGTAAGGCTTTAAAGGTTAAATTACGTTCAAATATTCTTTTGGTCAATAGTTCATCTATCTGTCCCCTGTGTTAGTATGTGCTCGAAGCGCATAATAAACAGTCTGCTACCCGCTTTGCGAGAGTGATAAAGCAGTAAACAAAAAGACGCGAACTATGAACAAAGACTTGCTGATCGATGCCCATAAGGGCATGAATAACTTATTAAAGGATCTCGCACTGGGACTTCCCCAATCCCAGTTAGTGTCAAGGATAGTCAAGCTGACAGAACGCTTATTTCCGGACAAACGAGTATCAATTTTATCAATGGATGAAGAAACACATTGTTTGCACACTGTGGCAGCGCCCAATCTGCCTATTGTGTACACTCAGGCGATCGATGGTCTCGCCATTGGTGAACAGGTTGGATCCTGTGGCGCCGCCGCTTTTCTGAAGCGCTCAGTGATCGTTGATGATGTGACGCAACATCGTAACTGGCAGCCGTATATAGAGTTGGCGGATTCTGCCGACATTCGAGCCTGTTGGTCGGTCCCCGTCATTTCCACGCAGCAACAATGCTTAGGGACTTTTGCTCTCTATAGTAATAGCGCAGCGACACCGGAAGCCATTGAGGTTGAAATGTTAGAATCACTGGCCGCAGTGTATTCGGTGGCACTTGAGAAGTATGCACTTGAAGATAAGCTTACTTTCCAAGCTCAAATGGATCCTCTCACACACTGTTTAAATCGACGTGAGCTCCTTGAGAGAGTCGAGAAGAGTCATTGCTTTGACGGTAATATACTTGGCTGCTTTTTTGTCGACATTGATAAGTTTAAACACGTGAACGACGAATATGGTCATTACTTTGGTGACAAAGTACTTAAAGCGGTGGCGAAAGAGCTCAAGGAGATACTACCAACTCAAGCGGTACTCGGCCGTTATGGTGGTGATGAGTTTTTGGCGTTTTGTTGTTTTCCAAGCGAAGAGGAGGCTCGAGAGTTCTATGAGACTCTGAGTAGCGAATTGAATAAGCCAGTGACATTAGAGGAGACTAATATCTCTGTTAGCGTTGGATTTGCTACCAAAGAGTGTTGCTCTGATTTGCCGATGGACAAGTTGATCCGTAAAGCGGACGCTGAGATGTACAAAGTTAAACGACGCAATCGACGCACCGTGCCAATGACAACGTATTCTCAGATGCTTGCTTCTTAGCACTAGGTTCGCCTGTCTGTAGTATCTGGACGGAGCAAAGACTGAAAGGTGACTTTGATTCGCATCAATGCGGATTCTGCAATGAAAATCGTATGATACTAATATTAAATATTGCTAATATAGGTTTGAGTCATGACAAATCCACAAAATAGCTGTCCGGCTTGTCATCAAGAATTAGATTGGGATGGTCAGTACCACTGTAGTGACTGTCAACGCCACTATAAGAAGATCGGCTTTTGTCCCGATTGCGACGCGGAGTTAGAGAAGTTACAGGCGTGCGGCTCTGCAAGCTACTTTTGTAATAGCTGCAATGAGCTCAAGTCAAAGTCCCGAGTGAAATTTGCCTTTGAGACTGTTGACTAGGCAAGTCTGGCCAGATTAGCCGTTATCCCGTGTACGAATAACCTGAGACTCGATAACACCGTTATCGAGTTTCGTCGTTATGGTACTACCGACTTCGACAGAGTGGGCATTGGTGATCACTTGGCCATTACCGTCCTGAGTAATCGAATAGCCGCGCTGTAGCGTCGCGAGTGGGCTGACGGTATCCAGTTTTCCTGCCGTTACAGCAAACTGATGCTTGGCGGTATCGAGCTGTTTTTGTATCGCTTGTTTAAGCCGCGTTTGTAACTGTGTTAATCGATTCGATTGTTTTTCTAATTGACGATCTGGAGAGAGTGCCATCAATCGATGCTGCTTGTTGTTAAGACGCAGAGCTTCTTGCGATAGGCGCTGTTTCATTGCTGCACTAAAACGGTATTCAAACTCATCAAGAAGTTGGCTCTGTCTTTGCAGCTGATGTTTTGGGTGATGACTGTTTAACGCTTGTGTCAGTTCAGAAAATTGCTGTTTTTGCTGAGCAAGGTAAATCTGCATAGTATTACGCAGCCTTTGCTCTCGACTCTTTAGTGACTCATGTTTGTGTGACGTGTCATTACTGACTAGCTCTGCTGCCGCGCTTGGGGTTGGTGCACGAACATCGGCAACATAATCGGCAATCGTGACATCAATTTCGTGCCCGACTGCACTAATAATGGGGATTTGACTTGCAGCGATGGTTCTCGCCACGATTTCGTGGTTGAAGCACCATAAATCTTCCAGTGAGCCACCACCTCGACCGACAATCAATACATCACACTCGTTACGACTGTTGGCGCGGCCAATAGCTTGAGCGATCTCAATCGCTGCCATATCACCTTGCACAGTTGTTGGGTAGATAACGACTGGGAGGGATGGATCGCGCCTTTTTAGTACATCAAGAATATCGAACAGTGCGGCACCAGTTTTAGAGGTGATGATACCTACGCGTTTAGGATGTGAAGGCAGAGGCTTTTTCAGTGACTGTGAGAATAATCCCTCAGCCGCCAGCGACATCTTCAGCTTCTCAAATTCTTGCTGCAGTCTGCCATCACCTTCCGGCTGCATCGACTCAATGATCAGTTGGTAGTCGCCACGTGGCTCATACAAAGAGAGACGTGCTTTCACCAAAACTTGATTGCCATTGGTAGGCTTAAAGGTGACACGACGATTGTTGCCACGGAACATAGCGCACTTAACTTGAGCGCGTGAGTCTTTTAGCGTGAGGTACCAGTGACCAGAGACAGGTGCAGAAAAGTTAGAGATTTCACCGACTAACCATACAATTCCCATTTCATTTTCTAGTAATAAACGTACTTCGGAATTCAGACGAGAAACCGTGTAAATGTTCTGATTAGGAGAAGTTGACTGAGAAGTAGATCGCGGGGATAGGGACACAGCTAATCTCAAAGGCGTGAGTATGGAAATTAGCGGCAATATAATACATATCAAGGGGGTAATTGCAAATAAAAAATAGAAAAATGTGTAGCCAAGCGATTTCGTCGGGCGTATAATCCCACCGCA
The Vibrio sp. CB1-14 DNA segment above includes these coding regions:
- the der gene encoding ribosome biogenesis GTPase Der gives rise to the protein MLPVVALVGRPNVGKSTLFNRLTRTRDALVADFPGLTRDRKYGQAQLGENEFIVIDTGGIDGTEEGVETKMAEQSLAAIEEADVVLFLVDGRAGLTVADEAIANHLRKIEKPAFLVVNKVDGIDADAASAEFWQLGVENMYHIAAAHGRGVTALLDRALDPFFEHLSEAEGEIEDLTMFEDEEEKLDYTEEEAEAEYKRLQDQPIKLAIIGRPNVGKSTLTNRILGEERVVVYDMPGTTRDSIYIPMERDGREYVLIDTAGVRRRKRINETVEKFSVVQTLKAIEDANVVLVVIDARENISDQDLSLLGFALNAGRSIVLAVNKWDGLDTDVKEQVKKELDRRLGFVDFARIHFISALHGTGVGHLFESVQEAYKSATTRVGTSVLTRIMKMATEDHQPPMVRGRRVKLKYAHAGGYNPPIVVVHGNLVNELPDSYKRYLMNYYRRSLEIMGTPIRINFQSSDNPFEGKTSKMTLSQERKRKRLMTMMKGRPKK
- a CDS encoding sensor domain-containing diguanylate cyclase, with the protein product MNNLLKDLALGLPQSQLVSRIVKLTERLFPDKRVSILSMDEETHCLHTVAAPNLPIVYTQAIDGLAIGEQVGSCGAAAFLKRSVIVDDVTQHRNWQPYIELADSADIRACWSVPVISTQQQCLGTFALYSNSAATPEAIEVEMLESLAAVYSVALEKYALEDKLTFQAQMDPLTHCLNRRELLERVEKSHCFDGNILGCFFVDIDKFKHVNDEYGHYFGDKVLKAVAKELKEILPTQAVLGRYGGDEFLAFCCFPSEEEAREFYETLSSELNKPVTLEETNISVSVGFATKECCSDLPMDKLIRKADAEMYKVKRRNRRTVPMTTYSQMLAS
- a CDS encoding alanyl-tRNA editing protein; the protein is MMITATKVHFCHQVWTLESQIQFLSQTEQYCDVVVAETPFHPVSHIWPDHPADKGILSAIGVDYEVIDCLVGAVEVATGVLYVAESIPVKRDTEGWVFVVVHRIAKDAKLTAKQSVTLQVDKQYQQSLSRGHSAGHIASLALNKVLALAYWRKDADRKDGLGHYDFNSYAQEQSFVSPNRCFDNYRLGKTLRKRGLNTAQVLEEIADIETKVNQQLQDWLSVPSDVKMRLEGPYLTSSRYWHCHLGGVDVVMPCGGTHISSTKAFSRVNVVLRAIDGSYIEMHTDVIQ
- the bamB gene encoding outer membrane protein assembly factor BamB, translated to MNRLVKKVLLSISVLGVLAGCSSEEDTIIMAPLPTVQSEFTPSSEWSSSIGDGVGSFFSKLSPVYAYDKLFVASREGEVKAMDPETGKTLWQVDITGEVTARLSGGIAAAYQKLYIGSENGEVIALDVNTGEELWRAEVNGEVLAMPVADSSLVMVHTSQGVLTALEQTSGEERWAISTDVPNLTLRGDSAPVTVSGGVFWGTANGRLAAAIIDRGQLIWQQPVGTPKGATEIDRLVDVDSSPIILGGTLYTVGFNGQLISIDLRSGNPIWKRNYSSATDMATDNRSLFLISETDHVIAVDARSGTELWENSQLENRQLTAPVIVDGYIVVGDSLGYLHWLDRQTGEFVAQQMTNDSGMAVGPTLVPGGYVIINRDGEIKKLTIN
- a CDS encoding zinc ribbon domain-containing protein; this translates as MTNPQNSCPACHQELDWDGQYHCSDCQRHYKKIGFCPDCDAELEKLQACGSASYFCNSCNELKSKSRVKFAFETVD
- the xseA gene encoding exodeoxyribonuclease VII large subunit — protein: MSLSPRSTSQSTSPNQNIYTVSRLNSEVRLLLENEMGIVWLVGEISNFSAPVSGHWYLTLKDSRAQVKCAMFRGNNRRVTFKPTNGNQVLVKARLSLYEPRGDYQLIIESMQPEGDGRLQQEFEKLKMSLAAEGLFSQSLKKPLPSHPKRVGIITSKTGAALFDILDVLKRRDPSLPVVIYPTTVQGDMAAIEIAQAIGRANSRNECDVLIVGRGGGSLEDLWCFNHEIVARTIAASQIPIISAVGHEIDVTIADYVADVRAPTPSAAAELVSNDTSHKHESLKSREQRLRNTMQIYLAQQKQQFSELTQALNSHHPKHQLQRQSQLLDEFEYRFSAAMKQRLSQEALRLNNKQHRLMALSPDRQLEKQSNRLTQLQTRLKQAIQKQLDTAKHQFAVTAGKLDTVSPLATLQRGYSITQDGNGQVITNAHSVEVGSTITTKLDNGVIESQVIRTRDNG